From the genome of Drosophila melanogaster chromosome 2L, one region includes:
- the MESR3 gene encoding misexpression suppressor of ras 3, isoform B, with amino-acid sequence MMSHQLQQTRRRLGSVSDSAPPSESSEGTGSSLEPRDELILHPDWSAHSHSSAQRSSAHGTTSLYNASDIDADTISTDTTSNTNLSDYERGQVESFFGGLGTEIFVSGALANLYEGTGNDGDWRLVFTGIPVILHDKGNSKARAIPRVTLVLAERGSCFALWSDRIDNLSNYRIAGPSFHTMCRSSNHQQMIGFSFDSTDAARELWQHVERLVSNPENEALTVAGTRKPKKQKRVKPAPLPPKSQISHPCQFHHVTSVVKEDSERYYSMQAFGPPNPQQHRXVGSGAWIWNTSALWWQN; translated from the coding sequence ATGTCGCATCAACTGCAGCAGACACGCCGCCGTTTGGGCTCCGTTAGCGATTCGGCGCCACCATCGGAGTCCAGTGAGGGCACAGGCTCCTCCCTGGAGCCACGGGACGAGCTGATTCTCCATCCGGACTGGTCGGCCCACTCGCATTCGTCGGCACAGAGGAGCAGCGCCCATGGAACCACATCGCTGTACAATGCCTCGGATATCGATGCGGATACCATCAGCACGGACACCACGAGCAACACAAATCTATCGGACTACGAACGTGGTCAGGTGGAGAGTTTCTTCGGCGGATTGGGCACAGAGATATTCGTGAGCGGCGCTTTGGCCAATCTCTACGAGGGAACCGGAAACGATGGCGACTGGCGTTTGGTGTTCACCGGCATACCGGTGATACTGCACGACAAGGGAAACTCCAAGGCCAGAGCCATACCCAGAGTGACGCTGGTTCTGGCGGAGAGGGGCTCCTGCTTCGCCCTGTGGTCGGATCGGATTGATAACCTGTCGAACTATCGGATCGCGGGTCCCTCGTTCCACACGATGTGCCGGTCCAGCAATCATCAGCAGATGATTGGCTTCAGCTTCGATTCCACGGATGCGGCACGCGAATTGTGGCAGCACGTGGAGCGTTTGGTCAGCAATCCAGAGAATGAGGCTCTAACCGTGGCCGGAACCCGCAAGCCGAAGAAACAGAAGCGCGTCAAGCCGGCTCCCTTGCCACCGAAGTCCCAGATTTCGCATCCATGCCAATTCCACCACGTGACCAGTGTGGTCAAGGAGGACAGCGAACGGTACTACAGCATGCAGGCCTTCGGACCCCCCAATCCCCAGCAGCATCGTTGAGTAGGGTCGGGCGCGTGGATCTGGAACACGAGCGCCCTATGGTGGCAGAACTGA
- the MESR3 gene encoding misexpression suppressor of ras 3, isoform A, with protein sequence MMSHQLQQTRRRLGSVSDSAPPSESSEGTGSSLEPRDELILHPDWSAHSHSSAQRSSAHGTTSLYNASDIDADTISTDTTSNTNLSDYERGQVESFFGGLGTEIFVSGALANLYEGTGNDGDWRLVFTGIPVILHDKGNSKARAIPRVTLVLAERGSCFALWSDRIDNLSNYRIAGPSFHTMCRSSNHQQMIGFSFDSTDAARELWQHVERLVSNPENEALTVAGTRKPKKQKRVKPAPLPPKSQISHPCQFHHVTSVVKEDSERYYSMQAFGPPNPQQHR encoded by the coding sequence ATGTCGCATCAACTGCAGCAGACACGCCGCCGTTTGGGCTCCGTTAGCGATTCGGCGCCACCATCGGAGTCCAGTGAGGGCACAGGCTCCTCCCTGGAGCCACGGGACGAGCTGATTCTCCATCCGGACTGGTCGGCCCACTCGCATTCGTCGGCACAGAGGAGCAGCGCCCATGGAACCACATCGCTGTACAATGCCTCGGATATCGATGCGGATACCATCAGCACGGACACCACGAGCAACACAAATCTATCGGACTACGAACGTGGTCAGGTGGAGAGTTTCTTCGGCGGATTGGGCACAGAGATATTCGTGAGCGGCGCTTTGGCCAATCTCTACGAGGGAACCGGAAACGATGGCGACTGGCGTTTGGTGTTCACCGGCATACCGGTGATACTGCACGACAAGGGAAACTCCAAGGCCAGAGCCATACCCAGAGTGACGCTGGTTCTGGCGGAGAGGGGCTCCTGCTTCGCCCTGTGGTCGGATCGGATTGATAACCTGTCGAACTATCGGATCGCGGGTCCCTCGTTCCACACGATGTGCCGGTCCAGCAATCATCAGCAGATGATTGGCTTCAGCTTCGATTCCACGGATGCGGCACGCGAATTGTGGCAGCACGTGGAGCGTTTGGTCAGCAATCCAGAGAATGAGGCTCTAACCGTGGCCGGAACCCGCAAGCCGAAGAAACAGAAGCGCGTCAAGCCGGCTCCCTTGCCACCGAAGTCCCAGATTTCGCATCCATGCCAATTCCACCACGTGACCAGTGTGGTCAAGGAGGACAGCGAACGGTACTACAGCATGCAGGCCTTCGGACCCCCCAATCCCCAGCAGCATCGTTGA
- the CG43338 gene encoding uncharacterized protein, isoform A — MPSENHLHHHHLGHTGGLSPHHHHLLDTSCSNTGITVTEHHHGLDLTTTLRSELAALSYKKERLTGELAEARAALCSKDADIENLRAQAARQTALIGSLQSRLQNSESREQAVQARCDSTIQTVQREKRSSDERNKELICKIQHLETHMASEESQKEQIKAQLHDLLRRLSITLGMDVCDGNQNSHATPECIISRAEEVMVELQRTKAKVSSTCDTLSSCENELLNLKSLANIEKQRLTAQLDGAGNHNHELEGRCRQYERDLQIQRDRLTESEINGEKLKEELRGFESRCHRLQNNLDRTQGDRLQFLRGLSNLLNVPEPCETLIKDKLREILAENQAMHAQMHSLRDQLNSEHEKLKETQQTTECRLRSGEAQKCELTERLEKCHAEIHTLRKDHMGLSEFLQRLALAMNWGECSAPPALGTDTNLMAENLLERAERLAAHCDHEAPHHHHHHHSPDKGCCDHGHGHGKLRRERSCHDIPLKESSSVYNLQRRVRVLREQVQRRDLHLELLRRKLAIIEDGARGKCMLQGERDEAVCRAKKAAKQVDKLSAQLADARSQIAEVKAQLAEAVEYKITSLERARKIDELTTQICDLEDEKTRLLSQLNALKERLKSSCESNQNRRCRDEALINSMRDDVSRLSSQLSDANQRLSHLQSFRTSVARTLHLRDLPETDLLHRLQALCSAHQEFTMLSKRYETASPVGDHPCPRFDDPIPPSSHCRPPRELSPPPTSFHHKATIHSGSSHHSPPSEHHHGSSSHVHNHHGHGHGHGHSSHSRRQRSKSRDKRLHDECFDTDVHRLHHGCKEELLATGSEDDYDFKSKYC; from the exons ATGCCCAGTGAAAATCATCTGCATCACCATCACTTGGGACACACTGGTGGATTATCTCCGCATCATCATCACTTG CTGGACACATCCTGCAGCAATACGGGAATCACTGTGACAGAACATCATCATGGTCTCGACTTGACCACCACACTGCGCAGTGAACTGGCTGCGTTGTCCTACAAAAAGGAGCGACTTACGGGGGAG CTTGCTGAAGCGCGTGCAGCATTGTGCAGCAAAGATGCGGATATCGAGAATCTGCGAGCCCAGGCTGCTCGGCAGACTGCCCTCATCGGATCCCTCCAGAGTCGTCTGCAAAACTCGGAGAGCAGGGAGCAGGCTGTCCAGGCCCGATGTGATTCCACCATTCAGACGGTGCAGCGGGAGAAGCGTAGCTCCGACGAGCGCAACAAAGAGCTAATCTGCAAGATACAGCATCTGGAAACGCATATGGCCAGTGAGGAATCGCAAAAGGAGCAGATCAAGGCTCAGCTGCACGATCTCCTGCGACGCCTTAGCATCACTTTGGGAATGGATGTGTGCGATGGCAATCAGAATTCCCATGCCACACCCGAGTGCATCATCTCGCGGGCCGAGGAGGTGATGGTGGAGCTGCAAAGGACGAAAGCCAAGGTCAGTTCCACCTGCGACACGCTCAGCTCCTGCGAAAATGAACTGCTCAACTTGAAGTCGCTGGCCAACATTGAGAAGCAGCGGCTCACGGCCCAACTTGATGGAGCTGGCAATCACAACCACGAGTTGGAAGGACGCTGTCGCCAATACGAAAGGGATCTTCAGATCCAAAGAGATCGCTTGACTGAATCGGAAATCAACGGCGAGAAGCTCAAGGAAGAGCTGCGCGGCTTTGAGTCGCGATGCCATCGTTTGCAAAACAACCTGGACCGGACTCAGGGCGATCGTCTGCAGTTCTTGCGGGGATTGAGCAATCTCTTGAATGTTCCCGAACCGTGCGAAACGCTCATCAAGGACAAGCTGAGAGAGATTCTGGCGGAGAACCAGGCCATGCATGCG CAAATGCACTCTCTGCGAGATCAGCTGAACTCGGAGCATGAGAAGCTTAAGGAAACCCAACAGACCACCGAATGTCGCCTCCGTTCTGGCGAGGCTCAGAAATGTGAGCTAACTGAGCGCTTGGAGAAGTGCCATGCCGAGATCCATACTCTTCGAAAGGATCACATGGGTCTATCGGAGTTCCTGCAGCGACTGGCCCTCGCGATGAACTGGGGTGAGTGCTCTGCCCCTCCGGCTCTTGGAACTGATACCAATCTAATGGCGGAGAACTTGCTTGAGAGAGCCGAGAGACTCGCCGCTCACTGCGACCACGAGGcacctcatcatcatcatcatcatcacagTCCGGATAAGGGTTGCTGTGATCACGGACATGGTCATGGGAAACTTCGCCGCGAGAGATCCTGTCATGACATTCCCCTCAAGGAAAGCAGCAGTGTCTACAACCTGCAGCGACGTGTTCGAGTTCTCAGGGAGCAAGTGCAGCGACGGGATCTCCACCTGGAGCTACTGCGTCGCAAGCTGGCCATCATAGAGGACGGTGCGCGAGGAAAGTGCATGTTGCAGGGTGAACGGGATGAGGCGGTTTGCCGGGCCAAGAAGGCGGCCAAGCAGGTGGACAAGTTGAGTGCCCAGCTGGCCGATGCCCGATCTCAGATAGCAGAGGTCAAGGCCCAGCTAGCCGAGGCTGTGGAGTATAAGATCACCTCGTTGGAGAGGGCCAGAAAGATCGATGAGCTGACCACACAGATATGCGATCTGGAGGATGAGAAGACGCGCCTGCTCTCCCAACTTAATGCCCTGAAGGAGCGCCTCAAGTCCTCCTGTGAATCCAATCAGAATCGCAGATGCCGCGATGAGGCGctaataaat TCTATGCGCGATGATGTCAGTCGCTTGAGCTCCCAACTCTCGGATGCCAATCAGCGGCTTTCGCATTTGCAATCCTTCCGCACATCGGTGGCCAGGACACTGCATCTTCGCGACCTGCCGGAAACGGATCTTCTGCATCGCCTGCAGGCCCTGTGCTCGGCACATCAGGAGTTCACAATGCTTTCGAAACGCTATGAGACAGCTTCGCCAGTTGGAGATCATCCGTGTCCTCGGTTCGATGATCCCATACCGCCATCCAGCCACTGTCGCCCGCCAAGGGAGCTCAGTCCTCCGCCAACTTCCTTCCACCATAAGGCGACCATCCATTCAGGCAGCAGCCATCACTCACCACCGTCTGAGCATCATCATGGTTCCAGCAGCCATGTGCACAATCACCACGGACATGGACACGGACACGGTCACTCATCGCATTCCAGGCGGCAGCGAAGTAAAAGCCGGGACAAACGACTCCACGATGAGTGCTTCGACACGGATGTGCATCGACTGCACCATGGCTGCAAGGAGGAGCTACTGGCCACCGGATCGGAGGATGACTATGACTTCAAGAGCAAATACTGCTAG
- the Mst36Fb gene encoding Male-specific transcript 36Fb yields MVSKKRKNSDENKKKVETTFESDPYEIKFPLPEQLDPSQCRDEFIGTFIREHELRASSLRPRSTFRAASEFRSSQDLSDQGPEKGAEAMVVRQLVSQRKRLSLRKTKEEILENIKLRSTMMNDLNLKCQKAAIEFLSVRLLKQLRLFSSPWPGDTGDIPYNLFSWSMDDFLMRLAIKQVYLDVIHRERSAEDLDCLKFCKDLGQIELLIYEIREDYRNDRDLCQGSMELLRSAQYNINAPWVSTLKDNLESIRSSTLTARLFAQSSAFNIVLRHSSAMGAFEDESAQDPIEMRYQINWIRSCTDQRLYRINGREEKMRKELNDLEVQALQDEKVRNSSELIYSLEVGKLRESVRVWQERLDTDLENAEVTCTVSKLALQKVKDDIKFYKEQKDMYLQRIEEVQAIIAQEQGVFGSTRSRLSRKSVRNSERKSERMSEKKSERNSENKIGRKSERLSERRSERKSRNSKMP; encoded by the exons atggtttccaaaaagaggaaaaattcTGATGAAAATAAGAAGAAGGTAGAAACCACATTTGAGTCCGATCCATATGAGATTAAATTTCCATTGCCGGAGCAACTCGATCCGTCCCAATGCCGCGATGAATTCATCGGCACATTCATCCGGGAGCACGAACTTCGGGCCAGTTCCCTGCGGCCCAGATCCACATTCCGGGCCGCTTCGGAATTCAGGTCATCACAGGACCTCTCGGATCAGGGGCCCGAAAAGGGGGCAGAGGCTATGGTGGTGCGACAGTTGGTGAGTCAGCGCAAAAGGTTAAGTCTGCGGAAGACGAAGGAAGAGATCTTGGAGAACATTAAGTTGCGGTCGACCATGATGAATGACCTGAACCTGAAATGCCAGAAGGCGGCCATAGAATTCCTGTCGGTTCGCCTGCTAAAGCAGTTGCGCCTCTTTTCGAGTCCCTGGCCTGGTGACACTGGGGATATCCCTTACAACCTGTTCAGCTGGTCGATGGACGACTTCCTGATGCGCTTGGCAATTAAGCAGGTCTATCTAGACGTCATCCATAGGGAGAGAAGTGCGGAGGATCTGGACTGCCTCAAGTTCTGCAAGGACCTGGGTCAGATCGAACTTCTTATCTACGAGATCAGGGAAGACTATCGCAACGATAGGGATCTATGTCAGGGGAGCATGGAGTTGTTAAG AAGTGCCCAATACAACATTAACGCACCTTGGGTCAGTACCCTCAAAGATAATCTTGAGAGCATTAGATCCAGTACGTTAACCGCTAGGCTTTTTGCTCAAAGTAGCGCCTTTAACATAGTATTACGTCACTCATCGGCAATGGGAGCCTTCGAAGACGAGTCAG CCCAGGATCCGATTGAAATGCGGTACCAAATCAACTGGATTAGAAGCTGTACGGATCAGCGTCTCTATCGGATAAACGGAAGGGAGGAGAAGATGAGAAAGGAACTAAATGACCTGGAGGTACAAGCATTGCAGGATGAAAAGGTGCGCAATTCCTCCGAGCTTATATACTCGCTAGAGGTGGGAAAGCTTAGGGAAAGCGTCAGAGTGTGGCAGGAGCGACTTGATACCGATTTGGAGAACGCCGAAGTCACGTGTACCGTATCCAAGCTTGCACTGCAAAAGGTCAAGGACGATATTAAGTTCTATAAAGAACAGAAGGACATGTATCTCCAGCGAATCGAAGAAGTGCAGGCTATAATTGCTCAGGAACAGGGG GTATTTGGTTCCACGCGAAGCCGATTGTCCAGGAAGTCGGTTCGAAATTCCGAGAGAAAGTCCGAAAGGATGTCGGAAAAAAAATCAGAGAGGAATTCCGAAAATAAGATAGGACGAAAATCTGAAAGGCTTTCTGAGAGACGGTCTGAAAGAAAGTCCCGAAATTCCAAAATGCCATAG
- the MESR3 gene encoding misexpression suppressor of ras 3, isoform D has translation MSHQLQQTRRRLGSVSDSAPPSESSEGTGSSLEPRDELILHPDWSAHSHSSAQRSSAHGTTSLYNASDIDADTISTDTTSNTNLSDYERGQVESFFGGLGTEIFVSGALANLYEGTGNDGDWRLVFTGIPVILHDKGNSKARAIPRVTLVLAERGSCFALWSDRIDNLSNYRIAGPSFHTMCRSSNHQQMIGFSFDSTDAARELWQHVERLVSNPENEALTVAGTRKPKKQKRVKPAPLPPKSQISHPCQFHHVTSVVKEDSERYYSMQAFGPPNPQQHR, from the coding sequence ATGTCGCATCAACTGCAGCAGACACGCCGCCGTTTGGGCTCCGTTAGCGATTCGGCGCCACCATCGGAGTCCAGTGAGGGCACAGGCTCCTCCCTGGAGCCACGGGACGAGCTGATTCTCCATCCGGACTGGTCGGCCCACTCGCATTCGTCGGCACAGAGGAGCAGCGCCCATGGAACCACATCGCTGTACAATGCCTCGGATATCGATGCGGATACCATCAGCACGGACACCACGAGCAACACAAATCTATCGGACTACGAACGTGGTCAGGTGGAGAGTTTCTTCGGCGGATTGGGCACAGAGATATTCGTGAGCGGCGCTTTGGCCAATCTCTACGAGGGAACCGGAAACGATGGCGACTGGCGTTTGGTGTTCACCGGCATACCGGTGATACTGCACGACAAGGGAAACTCCAAGGCCAGAGCCATACCCAGAGTGACGCTGGTTCTGGCGGAGAGGGGCTCCTGCTTCGCCCTGTGGTCGGATCGGATTGATAACCTGTCGAACTATCGGATCGCGGGTCCCTCGTTCCACACGATGTGCCGGTCCAGCAATCATCAGCAGATGATTGGCTTCAGCTTCGATTCCACGGATGCGGCACGCGAATTGTGGCAGCACGTGGAGCGTTTGGTCAGCAATCCAGAGAATGAGGCTCTAACCGTGGCCGGAACCCGCAAGCCGAAGAAACAGAAGCGCGTCAAGCCGGCTCCCTTGCCACCGAAGTCCCAGATTTCGCATCCATGCCAATTCCACCACGTGACCAGTGTGGTCAAGGAGGACAGCGAACGGTACTACAGCATGCAGGCCTTCGGACCCCCCAATCCCCAGCAGCATCGTTGA
- the CG43338 gene encoding uncharacterized protein, isoform B, translated as MPLNPRPTTNGNTPEDWQVFEVLFGADQDPKTIPARMTTMSPLPQPAIPFCQLDTSCSNTGITVTEHHHGLDLTTTLRSELAALSYKKERLTGELAEARAALCSKDADIENLRAQAARQTALIGSLQSRLQNSESREQAVQARCDSTIQTVQREKRSSDERNKELICKIQHLETHMASEESQKEQIKAQLHDLLRRLSITLGMDVCDGNQNSHATPECIISRAEEVMVELQRTKAKVSSTCDTLSSCENELLNLKSLANIEKQRLTAQLDGAGNHNHELEGRCRQYERDLQIQRDRLTESEINGEKLKEELRGFESRCHRLQNNLDRTQGDRLQFLRGLSNLLNVPEPCETLIKDKLREILAENQAMHAQMHSLRDQLNSEHEKLKETQQTTECRLRSGEAQKCELTERLEKCHAEIHTLRKDHMGLSEFLQRLALAMNWGECSAPPALGTDTNLMAENLLERAERLAAHCDHEAPHHHHHHHSPDKGCCDHGHGHGKLRRERSCHDIPLKESSSVYNLQRRVRVLREQVQRRDLHLELLRRKLAIIEDGARGKCMLQGERDEAVCRAKKAAKQVDKLSAQLADARSQIAEVKAQLAEAVEYKITSLERARKIDELTTQICDLEDEKTRLLSQLNALKERLKSSCESNQNRRCRDEALINSMRDDVSRLSSQLSDANQRLSHLQSFRTSVARTLHLRDLPETDLLHRLQALCSAHQEFTMLSKRYETASPVGDHPCPRFDDPIPPSSHCRPPRELSPPPTSFHHKATIHSGSSHHSPPSEHHHGSSSHVHNHHGHGHGHGHSSHSRRQRSKSRDKRLHDECFDTDVHRLHHGCKEELLATGSEDDYDFKSKYC; from the exons ATGCCACTTAATCCGCGACCCACGACCAATGGCAACACACCCGAGGACTGGCAGGTGTTCGAGGTCTTGTTCGGTGCTGATCAGGACCCGAAAACGATTCCCGCACGGATGACCACAATGTCACCTTTGCCACAACCAGCCATTCCATTTTGCCAG CTGGACACATCCTGCAGCAATACGGGAATCACTGTGACAGAACATCATCATGGTCTCGACTTGACCACCACACTGCGCAGTGAACTGGCTGCGTTGTCCTACAAAAAGGAGCGACTTACGGGGGAG CTTGCTGAAGCGCGTGCAGCATTGTGCAGCAAAGATGCGGATATCGAGAATCTGCGAGCCCAGGCTGCTCGGCAGACTGCCCTCATCGGATCCCTCCAGAGTCGTCTGCAAAACTCGGAGAGCAGGGAGCAGGCTGTCCAGGCCCGATGTGATTCCACCATTCAGACGGTGCAGCGGGAGAAGCGTAGCTCCGACGAGCGCAACAAAGAGCTAATCTGCAAGATACAGCATCTGGAAACGCATATGGCCAGTGAGGAATCGCAAAAGGAGCAGATCAAGGCTCAGCTGCACGATCTCCTGCGACGCCTTAGCATCACTTTGGGAATGGATGTGTGCGATGGCAATCAGAATTCCCATGCCACACCCGAGTGCATCATCTCGCGGGCCGAGGAGGTGATGGTGGAGCTGCAAAGGACGAAAGCCAAGGTCAGTTCCACCTGCGACACGCTCAGCTCCTGCGAAAATGAACTGCTCAACTTGAAGTCGCTGGCCAACATTGAGAAGCAGCGGCTCACGGCCCAACTTGATGGAGCTGGCAATCACAACCACGAGTTGGAAGGACGCTGTCGCCAATACGAAAGGGATCTTCAGATCCAAAGAGATCGCTTGACTGAATCGGAAATCAACGGCGAGAAGCTCAAGGAAGAGCTGCGCGGCTTTGAGTCGCGATGCCATCGTTTGCAAAACAACCTGGACCGGACTCAGGGCGATCGTCTGCAGTTCTTGCGGGGATTGAGCAATCTCTTGAATGTTCCCGAACCGTGCGAAACGCTCATCAAGGACAAGCTGAGAGAGATTCTGGCGGAGAACCAGGCCATGCATGCG CAAATGCACTCTCTGCGAGATCAGCTGAACTCGGAGCATGAGAAGCTTAAGGAAACCCAACAGACCACCGAATGTCGCCTCCGTTCTGGCGAGGCTCAGAAATGTGAGCTAACTGAGCGCTTGGAGAAGTGCCATGCCGAGATCCATACTCTTCGAAAGGATCACATGGGTCTATCGGAGTTCCTGCAGCGACTGGCCCTCGCGATGAACTGGGGTGAGTGCTCTGCCCCTCCGGCTCTTGGAACTGATACCAATCTAATGGCGGAGAACTTGCTTGAGAGAGCCGAGAGACTCGCCGCTCACTGCGACCACGAGGcacctcatcatcatcatcatcatcacagTCCGGATAAGGGTTGCTGTGATCACGGACATGGTCATGGGAAACTTCGCCGCGAGAGATCCTGTCATGACATTCCCCTCAAGGAAAGCAGCAGTGTCTACAACCTGCAGCGACGTGTTCGAGTTCTCAGGGAGCAAGTGCAGCGACGGGATCTCCACCTGGAGCTACTGCGTCGCAAGCTGGCCATCATAGAGGACGGTGCGCGAGGAAAGTGCATGTTGCAGGGTGAACGGGATGAGGCGGTTTGCCGGGCCAAGAAGGCGGCCAAGCAGGTGGACAAGTTGAGTGCCCAGCTGGCCGATGCCCGATCTCAGATAGCAGAGGTCAAGGCCCAGCTAGCCGAGGCTGTGGAGTATAAGATCACCTCGTTGGAGAGGGCCAGAAAGATCGATGAGCTGACCACACAGATATGCGATCTGGAGGATGAGAAGACGCGCCTGCTCTCCCAACTTAATGCCCTGAAGGAGCGCCTCAAGTCCTCCTGTGAATCCAATCAGAATCGCAGATGCCGCGATGAGGCGctaataaat TCTATGCGCGATGATGTCAGTCGCTTGAGCTCCCAACTCTCGGATGCCAATCAGCGGCTTTCGCATTTGCAATCCTTCCGCACATCGGTGGCCAGGACACTGCATCTTCGCGACCTGCCGGAAACGGATCTTCTGCATCGCCTGCAGGCCCTGTGCTCGGCACATCAGGAGTTCACAATGCTTTCGAAACGCTATGAGACAGCTTCGCCAGTTGGAGATCATCCGTGTCCTCGGTTCGATGATCCCATACCGCCATCCAGCCACTGTCGCCCGCCAAGGGAGCTCAGTCCTCCGCCAACTTCCTTCCACCATAAGGCGACCATCCATTCAGGCAGCAGCCATCACTCACCACCGTCTGAGCATCATCATGGTTCCAGCAGCCATGTGCACAATCACCACGGACATGGACACGGACACGGTCACTCATCGCATTCCAGGCGGCAGCGAAGTAAAAGCCGGGACAAACGACTCCACGATGAGTGCTTCGACACGGATGTGCATCGACTGCACCATGGCTGCAAGGAGGAGCTACTGGCCACCGGATCGGAGGATGACTATGACTTCAAGAGCAAATACTGCTAG
- the CG43339 gene encoding uncharacterized protein, isoform B, which yields MDVLMEEKESDPFAIQFPLPDQLDPSQCRDKFLSTIIEDHERRVSSMLAALSLRSKSVVDYAVETVDRVVENGAEAMVVRQMARMRKRESGRKTVQEAIESIKLRSSMMTELNIKCQKAAIEFLSVRLLKQLRLFSSPWPGKIDEIPYNLFKWSLDHFLARLEHNQLYLDVIHRERSSEDLDCVKFRTDLKEIEQILHEMREDFQKDDDLCENSIQLIRDCKYNTVGAWIKDLKDNCRIKEGMSNSSLAVESSVSSLDINRTALVDLFEGSSLTDPIQMRYHIKWVNSCMDQRLMLNCKREDLLRKELMELKTKLEQDMTVQRSSEMIYSWEVEKLKTRNREWEVKLERDLESAEVQCTIARLALQKVKDDHKLCLEQEEMYLRKIAEIKKLMETQTKARQQKQAK from the exons ATGGATGTGTTAATGGAGGAAAAGGAATCGGATCCTTTTGCGATTCAGTTCCCCTTGCCGGATCAGCTCGATCCCTCCCAATGCCGTGATAAATTCCTTAGCACAATCATCGAGGATCACGAACGCCGTGTGAGTTCGATGCTGGCCGCATTATCCCTTCGGAGCAAATCCGTGGTTGATTATGCTGTGGAGACCGTGGATCGGGTGGTCGAAAATGGAGCAGAGGCTATGGTGGTGCGGCAGATGGCCAGGATGCGGAAGAGGGAGAGCGGAAGGAAGACCGTTCAGGAGGCCATAGAAAGCATTAAATTGCGTTCGTCCATGATGACCGAGTTGAATATCAAATGCCAGAAGGCGGCCATCGAGTTCCTATCCGTTCGCCTGCTGAAGCAACTGCGTCTGTTTTCCAGTCCTTGGCCCGGAAAGATCGACGAGATTCCCTACAATCTGTTCAAGTGGTCGCTGGATCACTTCCTGGCACGACTGGAACATAACCAGTTGTACCTGGACGTGATCCATCGCGAACGGAGTTCCGAGGATCTCGACTGCGTAAAGTTCCGAACTGATCTGAAAGAGATCGAACAAATTCTACACGAAATGCGAGAGGACTTTCAAAAGGATGACGACCTTTGCGAAAATAGCATACAACTAATACG AGATTGCAAGTACAACACGGTTGGTGCTTGGATTAAGGACCTCAAGGACAATTGCCGGATCAAGGAGGGAATGAGCAACAGTAGCCTGGCAGTGGAATCCAGCGTATCCAGTCTGGATATCAATCGAACTGCACTCGTAGACCTCTTCGAGGGCAGTAGTT TGACTGATCCGATACAGATGCGTTACCATATCAAGTGGGTAAACAGCTGTATGGATCAGAGACTAATGCTTAACTGTAAGCGCGAGGATCTGCTGAGGAAGGAGTTAATGGAACTGAAAACCAAGCTGGAACAGGACATGACGGTGCAGCGCAGCTCGGAGATGATATACTCCTGGGAAGTGGAAAAGCTTAAGACACGCAATAGGGAGTGGGAGGTCAAGCTGGAGCGGGATCTGGAAAGCGCCGAGGTGCAGTGCACGATCGCCAGGCTCGCACTGCAGAAGGTCAAGGACGATCACAAGCTCTGCTTGGAACAGGAGGAAATGTACCTTCGAAAAATAGCCGAGATCAAAAAGTTGATGGAAACGCAAACTAAAGCTCGTCAACAAAAACAG GCAAAATAA